Proteins encoded within one genomic window of Ignavibacteriota bacterium:
- a CDS encoding sigma-54-dependent Fis family transcriptional regulator, with amino-acid sequence MTTPTRIRTLLIEDEEYDVRRVHNTLRPYAHLIQCDDLVSDGYTALELLRAHPGAFDVVIMDFQIAGGLMGERLITAIKTNDPSVQVIVVTKMTVNVADVEFANRLMTAGAFWYCTKYPGDIEAHIYQPTDFVLSILNAANKCRLERQQQISNRKLMRNVEAILGQKTMIGTSTMLRTLVEEVDRCARSDASVLITGSSGTGKELVATNIHYRSRRKLENFVAVNCGSIPHELVESELFGYVKGAFTGANTTKAGLFETASGGSLFLDEVSELPLAAQVKLLRVLQEGEIEKIGRTGRVAVDVRIIAASNKDLRIEVEERRFREDLFFRLNVLPVYVPSLRERPEDTVALLHHFLQSYAVDMGRQVPGLSAEGLRLLQAYTWPGNVRELMNVIQRLLLRVENVITEYDVREALGPHGQVSHTSDGLLIDFGGTGDLPSLREMERVFRERYLLFVRQQSQSDAEAAKRLGLAPPNYHRMCKELGIK; translated from the coding sequence GAGGACGAAGAGTACGACGTCCGGAGGGTGCACAATACGCTCAGGCCGTATGCCCACCTGATCCAATGCGACGACCTGGTGTCGGATGGCTACACGGCGCTGGAGCTGCTCCGCGCGCATCCGGGCGCGTTCGATGTTGTGATCATGGATTTCCAGATCGCGGGTGGACTCATGGGGGAGCGTCTCATCACCGCGATCAAGACGAACGATCCGTCGGTGCAGGTGATCGTGGTGACCAAGATGACCGTGAACGTGGCCGATGTGGAGTTCGCGAACCGGCTCATGACCGCCGGGGCATTCTGGTACTGCACCAAATACCCGGGCGATATCGAGGCGCACATCTATCAACCCACCGACTTTGTGCTGAGCATCCTGAATGCGGCGAATAAGTGCCGCCTCGAACGCCAGCAGCAAATAAGCAACCGCAAACTGATGCGCAACGTCGAGGCGATCCTGGGGCAGAAGACCATGATCGGCACCTCCACGATGCTCCGGACCCTTGTCGAGGAGGTGGACCGGTGTGCGCGGAGCGATGCGAGCGTGCTCATCACCGGCTCGTCGGGCACAGGCAAGGAGCTGGTGGCGACGAACATCCATTATCGCAGCCGGCGGAAGCTCGAGAATTTCGTGGCGGTGAACTGCGGCAGCATTCCCCATGAACTGGTGGAAAGCGAGTTGTTCGGATATGTCAAGGGCGCGTTCACCGGTGCCAACACCACAAAAGCGGGGTTGTTCGAAACGGCGAGTGGGGGATCGCTCTTCCTCGATGAAGTGAGCGAACTGCCGCTTGCAGCCCAGGTCAAGCTCCTGCGCGTACTGCAGGAGGGAGAGATCGAGAAGATCGGACGCACGGGCCGCGTAGCGGTCGATGTGCGGATCATCGCCGCCTCCAACAAAGACCTGCGCATCGAGGTGGAAGAGAGGCGGTTCCGCGAGGATCTCTTCTTCCGGTTGAACGTGCTGCCGGTCTACGTCCCTTCGCTTCGTGAACGTCCGGAGGACACTGTCGCCTTGCTCCACCACTTCCTGCAGTCGTACGCGGTGGATATGGGGCGTCAAGTCCCCGGGCTGAGCGCGGAAGGGCTTCGCCTGCTCCAGGCATACACCTGGCCCGGCAACGTCCGGGAACTGATGAATGTGATCCAGCGGCTGTTGCTCCGCGTGGAGAACGTGATCACGGAGTACGACGTGCGTGAGGCCCTCGGCCCCCACGGGCAGGTGTCGCACACGAGCGACGGGCTGCTCATCGATTTCGGCGGGACAGGTGACCTTCCGTCGCTCCGCGAGATGGAGCGCGTATTCCGTGAGCGGTACCTGCTGTTCGTCCGTCAGCAGTCGCAATCCGACGCCGAGGCAGCCAAGCGCCTTGGCCTCGCCCCCCCCAACTATCATCGCATGTGCAAGGAACTGGGCATCAAATGA